GCCCACACCCATCAGAGCCCACACCCATTAGAGCCCAAACCCATCAATCAGAGCCCACACCCATCAATCAGAGCCCACACCCATCAATCAGAGCCCACACCCATCAATCAGAGCCCACACCTATTAGAGCCCACACCCATCAGAGCCCACACCCATCAGAGCCCAAACCCATTAGAGCCCAAACCCATCAATCAGAGCCCGCACCCATCAGAGCCCACACCCATCAGAGCCCACACCCATTAGAGCCCAAACCCATCAATCAGAGCCCACACCCATCAATCAGAGCCCACACCCATCAGAGCCCACACCCATCAGAGCCCAAACCCATTAGAGCCCAAACCCATCAGAGCCCACACCCATTAGAGCCCACACCCATCAGAGCCCACACCCATTAGAGCCCAAACCCATCAATCAGAGCCCACACCCATCAGAGCCCACACCCATCAGAGCCCAAACCCATTAGAGCCCAAACCCATCAGAGCCCACACCCATTAGAGCCCACACCCATTAGAGCCCACACCCATCAGAGCCCACACCCATTAGAGCCTACACCCGTTAGAGCCCACACCCATTAGAACCCACACCCATCAGAGCCCACACCCATTAGAGCCCACGCTTATTAGAGCCCACACCCATCAGAGCCCACACCCATCAGAGCCCACACCCTTTAAAGCCCACACCCATTAGGGCCCACATCCATCAAAGCCCACACCCATTAGAACCTACACCCATCAGAGCCCACACCCTTTAGAGTCCACACCCATCAGAGCCCACACCCTTTAAAGCCCACACCCATTAGGGCCCACATCCATCAAAGCCCAAACCCATTAGAACCTACACCCATTAGAGCCCACACCCATTAGAGCCCACACCCTTTAGAGTCCCACACCCATTAGAGCCCACACCCATTAGAGCCCACACCCTTTAGGGCCCACATCCATCAAAGCCCAAACCCATTAGAACCTACACCCATTAGAGCCCACACCCATCAGAGCCCACACCCATCAGAGCCCACACCCTTTAGAGTCCCACACCCATTAGAGCCCACACCCATTAGAGCCCACACCCTTTAGAGCCCACACCCTTTATAGCCCACACCCATCAGAGCCCCTACCCATCAGAGCCCACACCCATCAGAGCCCACACCCATCAGAGCCCACACCCTTTAGAGCCCACACCCATTTATCCTCACAGCAGAATGATGGCGGGgcatcacacagactcagtagaCCATGTACAACACATTTCTTACTTAAAAAATTTCCCCTATGACAAGGATAGGAACTGTTACTTATATGTCACATTGGACTTTTGTGGTTAATTTATCATAATATATTAAtggaaaatacatttactttttaatctTGATTGCAAAGGTGCCTAATTTTATctctttatttgtatttatacaGCATTAGTCAAAAGCAATTCGATTTAACAGTAAAAATCATTTTCGGGTGCTTTATTTCGACAGAAAAAATGCTGAACGGGTCCTCCACAGTCATGATTCGTGTGCTGGATTAgcaaaaaagcagctttttatctgcttttcaccactgtttctgttcatttatgccactttttcacgCTCTATGCCCATTTTATCCTCTTTGAATTCGCTTTTGAACTACATTTTCCTACTTCATCTAGCCAGATTGTGcaagttttttccactttataccctttttaacagcttttcaccattttccaaccattttggcaccatttttgcatttctgtaactcatttttgccacttttcccatttttgtattttttttttaattctgcaaCTGTGTTTaactttaagccttttttttacccactttgaactcatttttggcAGTTCTTGACCTGTCTTTACAAGTTTATCTGGCTCTTTTTTACCTGTttatgcctctttaacccatttttatctcttttaactacttttcactGTTTCCTTCACATTGTTTCCTCTTGTTGCATTtctataatgattttttttttgcaattttaatccCATTGTTGCTGCATTTGAACCCTTTTCACTGTTGCTTTCACaagttatgccacttttttctacatctattacattttttccacttctaacttattcaaccaatcacatgaCCCCATCAGAATGTTCAGTGTTTATCAATCAGGGACTTTAATAGTTTAAATCAAGATTAAAGCTCTGCAAGATCTCTTAGAGGACGtttaaaggtcatgtgacaACTGTGTAACAGTGGGGCCTCATCGGTTAAATCTGAGCTCTGCTGATgaacagacaggtatgatgatggacagacaagtatgatgatggacagacaggtatgatggacagacaagtatgatggacagacaggtatgatgatggacagacaggtatgatgatggacagacaggtatgatggacagacaggtatgatgatggacagacaggtatgatgaacagacaggtatgatgatggacagacaggtatgatgatggacagacaggtatgatgatggacagacaggtatgatgatggacagaaaggtatgatgatggacagacaggtatgatgatggacagacaggtatgatggacagacaggtatgatgatggacagacaagtatgatgatggacagacaggtatgatggacagacaggtatgatgatggacagacaggtatgatgatggacagacaggtatgatggacagacaggtatgatgatggacagacaggtatgatgaacagacaggtatgatgatggacagacaggtatgatgatggacagacaggtatgatgatggacagacaggtatgatgatggacagacaggtatgatgatggacagacaggtatgatgatggacagacaggtatgatgatggacagacaggtatgatgatggacagacaggtatgatggacagacaggtatgatggacagacaggtatgatgaacagacaggtatgatgaacagacaggtatgatggacagacaggtatgatgatggacagacaggtatgatgatggacagacaggtatgatggacagacaggtatgatggacagacaggtatgatggacagacaggtatgatgatggacagacaggtatgatgatggacagacaggtatgatgaacagacaggtatgatgatggACGGACAGGTATGATgaacagacaggtatgatggacagacaggtatgatgatggacagacaggtatgatgatggacagacaggtatgatgaacagacaggtatgatgatggacagacaggtatgatgaacagacaggtatgatggacagacaggtatgatggacagacaagtatgatggacagacaggtatgatgatggacagacaggtatgatgatggacagacaggtatgatgatggacagacaagtatgatgatggacagacaagtatgatggacagacaggtatgatgatggacagacaagtatgatgatggacagacaggtatgatgatggacagacaagtatgatgatggacagacaagtatgatggacagacaggtatgatgatggacagacaggtatgatgatggacagacaggtatgatgatggacagaaaggtatgatgatggacagacaggtatgatgatggacagacaggtatgatgatggacagaaaggtatgatgatggacagacaggtatgatggacagacaggtatgatggacagacaggtatgatgatggacagacaggtatgatggacagacaggtatgatgatggacagacaagtatgatgatggacagacaggtatgatggacagacaagtatgatggacagacaggtatgatgatggacagacaggtatgatgatggacagacaggtatgatggacagacaggtatgatgatggacagacaggtatgatgaacagacaggtatgatgatggacagacaggtatgatgatggacagacaggtatgatgatggacagacaggtatgatgatggacagacaggtatgatgatggacagacaggtatgatgatggacagacaggtatgatggacagacaggtatgatgatggacagacaggtatgatgatggacagacaggtatgatggacagacaggtatgatgatggacagacaggtatgatgatggacagacaggtatgatggacagacaggtatgatgatggacagacaggtatgatgaacagacaggtatgatgatggacagacaggtatgatgatggacagacaggtatgatgatggacagacaggtatgatgatggacagaaaggtatgatgatggacagacaggtatgatgatggacagacaggtatgatgatggacagacaggtatgatggacagacaggtatgatgatggacagacaggtatgatggacagacaggtatgatgatgaacagacaggtatgatgatggacagacaggtatgatgatggacagacaggtatgatgatggacagacaggtatgatggacagacaggtatgatgatggacagacaagtatgatgatggacagacaggtatgatggacagacaggtatgatggacagacaggtatgatgaacagacaggtatgatgaacagacaggtatgatggacagacaggtatgatgaacagacaggtatgatgaacagacaggtatgatggacagacaggtatgatggacagacaggtatgatggacagacaggtatgatgaacagacaggtatgatgaacagacaggtatgatgaacagacaggtatgatggacagacaggtatgatgatggacagacaggtatgatggacagacaggtatgatggacagacaggtatgatggacagacaggtatgatgatggacagacaggtatgatgatggacagacaggtatgatgaacagacaggtatgatggacagacaggtatgatgatggacagacaggtatgatgatggacagacaggtatgatgaacagacaggtatgatgatggacagacaggtatgatgaacagacaggtatgatggacagacaggtatgatgaacagacaggtatgatggacagacaggtatgatgaacagacaggtatgatggacagacaggtatgatgatggacagacaggtatgatggacagacaagtatgatggacagacaggtatgatgatggacagacaagtatgatgatggacagacaggtatgatggacagacaggtatgatggacagacaggtatgatgatggacagacaggtatgatggacagacaggtatgatgatggacagacaggtatgatggagagacaggtatgatgatggacagacaggtatgatgaacagacaggtatgatgatggacagacaggtatgatgatggacagacaggtatgatgatggacagacaggtatgatggacagacaggtatgatgatggacagacaagtatgatgatggacagacaggtatgatggacagacaggtatgatggacagacaggtatgatgaacagacaggtatgatgaacagacaggtatgatggacagacaggtatgatgatggacagacaggtatgatgatggacagacaggtatgatggacagacaggtatgatggacagacaggtatgatgatggacagacaggtatgatggacagacaggtatgatgatggacagacaggtatgatgatggacagacaggtatgatgatggacagacaggtatgatggacagacaggtatgatgatggacagacaggtatgatgatggacagaTAGGTATGATGGACGGACAggtatgatgatggacagacaggtatgatggacagacaggtatgatgatggacagacaggtatgatggacagacaggtatgatgaacagacaggtatgatggacagacaggtatgatgatggacagacaggtatgatggacagacaggtatgatgaacagacaggtatgatgaacagacaggtatgatggacagacaggtatgatgatggacagacaggtatgatgatggacagacaggtatgatggacagacaggtatgatggacagacaggtatgatgatggacagacaggtatgatgatggacagacaggtatgatgaacagacaggtatgatgatggacagacaggtatgatgatggacagacaggtatgatgatggacagacaggtatgatgaacagacaggtatgatgatggacagacaggtatgatgatggacagacaggtatgatggacagacaggtatgatggacagacaggtatgatggacagacaggtgcATGCTCTCCGTCTGTCTTACCTCGCAGTAATTGGTCTGTGCATGCACGCCGTCCTCGCTCTCTGATGTCGCCACGCGGAGTCGGCTCTTGTAGGAGGCACAGTGCACCACGGTGGCTGAGGTCAGAATCGCCtgcaccagcagcagcaccatcAGGATCAGCAGCAGGATGTCGTAGGACTGCTGTAACCAGGCCAGAACCACACCATTAAGGAGAGATTCCTCAGGGTCAGCCTCGGAGCGTTTCCCTCTGCAGCTGAATTTTCCCGCCATTACACTCACCTTGGCTGTCGGCACTTCATTCAGGAAGATGTCAATGAAGCTGATCACGCTGCAGGACAGGAAGCCCGAGGCGGAGAAGAGCAGCGGAGACGTCACGCTGCTAATGGCGATGAGCACCTCCACCTGAGAGACCAAGATGAGACAGGAAGTCAGAGACAGAGCGCAGGAAGTTTGGTGACCCAGATACGCCTGACAGCTTAGAGACATTTAGTAACGAGGAGCATGCTAGAACGTTCTAGAACGTTCTTATTCATCATTCCTTTGTCTTTTCCGTACTGTGTATTCCCCTCGTCCACTAAAGTTGTAGAGAAATAGAACATGTTTACCAAAACCAACAGGGGGCGCTAGAGCTGTTAATGAGTACAGTTATAACAACCGGCCTCCGTGTTTGCTCTCCTATTTTTAATCCTCggtcatttttgtccatttttatcaacttttttctaaaatttgtgatctttttgtcagttttacagctggTGGCGTGACTTTTTGCagaaacttttctttctagttaaatttttgaaatccaacatgtttgcTCTTACATGTCATTTATACCCTGTTAATGCATTTACTACCCTCTGGGTAAAAATGGACAcgtacaaaaaactgccattaaatcagcatacatcaatatttttttctaccttttttttcataaatcactttaacaacttcagacctgctcaaaactaccaaacctTCAAtcattctcagaattttaacccttttaatcccagtttgattatttgaactacttcattttttctgcaaaaaacacaaaaagtgaattattttccatatacaGTTCTAAACAAATGTATCAGAACACCTGTCatacctgtctcagagaccatccagcatcatgaagtgctttaatgcggactctttcattttcagtcagctctccacgtcttaccattttgaacaggaatgaggaatttcaaactgaattcacccaaatttgagccagctcactgggcttctctgagaagtcagaaatgaatcaagcataacattcaaccactaaaactcatttttctgttcaggaatgacagtaaataactataatttgacatattcatcagaaatattaatgtgcttcactattttttcaggggttttttgtaaatcagtgaattcgaaatttcatggataacaataataattctattttatcattaaaaatatcatttgggttaaagagcttctacatattggtgtattaaccattacagaaacattaaaaatgatcttGGTagttaccagtgctgttaatttagggcagctgtgtcagaaacctgactttggttagagttagggtggtctgataaattagTTAAGCTCTGTATTTAATAGTAGAAAGGTGGTGCTTTGGGGGGGATAAGaatcttggatgggtcaaagattagcaacaaaattgatttgatagCATTTGTATTTCTCATGTAGTTCCAGCTTTAACATGAGGGCAGCCTttggacacctttgaggcaaaagtgtacacgtacaaaaaaacTGCCAATGAATTGAATGCTAATCTTTGACCTCCAAGACTCTTATCACtcccaaagccccatctttctactatttattatatggaaaataattcactctttgttttttgttttttttttgcagtaaaaaatgaaatagttCAAACAATCAAACTGggattaaaagggttaaaattctgagaatgattgaatgtttggtagttttgagcaggtctgaagttgttgaagagatttatgaataaaagtagaaaaaatattgatgtatgctgatttaatggtaGATTTTTGTAAATCTGAGGAGGGTTGACCtgaagggtaactgacttcctgtttggctcTTATAGGTAGATCCATGACTAcggaaaaaagaacttgttatggaaatgagtgaacagtaaaaaagtaaaagtttgcTGGCAGAGATctgtataaaaaaatgaaaggatCCATTcgttttgaagaaaaaaaggttgaaatgttTGAGTCGTAAATTAGTGAGAGCCCTGGGTGtgccccgcctctcacccaatgactgatgggataggctccagcccgaACACGACCCCTGAACGGGACAAGCAGAGTAGATACTGGATTACTGAAGCTCATGAGAAACCAAATACAGGAGAGTTGAGTTTAAAAAACGTTTAAATTTGAAGGTTATAAGGTCAGAATTATGAAGAAAGAATCTGGATCTGCTTCATCCCAGCCGAAAATGtgaatgaggtacagcaacagaacggctgCTTCCTGTTACAGATGAGCCATCATTATAGAAGTCTTTGGTGTAACAGCCAacgtttccatggcaacaataAACCACTCATGCCTGTTATGGCATCTCCATCCTGGCAGCCATAAGAGAAGACTTCCTGTTACACAACTCCAAAAATGAAGTTTTCTGAGATTGAAAGCTGCTGAGGTGATGTAAGAACCAGACTAGATAAATAGAACAGTCGTCTTTTATTGTGGATGTTTCCTCTCAACGCCTCGTACCGACACACATTTAAGAGTCTAACTCCAAAAGTGTGATTTTAACTCGGGGTCAAGTGGTCATCACTGTTAGCCCAACTCTGGAGAGTCATGAGTtctaagctccgcccactgccTTTTCAAACCCTGGGGGATGTGTGGGTGgagttttcccatgatgcccatGGTGATCACTGTGAGGATTCCTTTCTCATTTCCTGTAGAGCGTTGTTGTTTTAGCTGTTTAGATGTTTTAGCACCATGAGCGAGGTTGTTACTGAGTTAGTACGCTCTAACGGTACGATTATAACGACACCAGACTTTCCAGAGAGGTGAGAACTGTCACATAGATAGATGTACCACAGATATGAAGGGAAAAGACAAAGATGTCACTGATACTGTAGGACTGCTGGCATGgtgcaattaatcatgattaactacataaatgatgattaattgtgattacaGATGTAATAGTTAAAGAACAGACATGCATTACTCTGCTTCTGTGACTCTCATGTATAAAGACACATTTTCATCTCATCTAAATGTAAAGTCTGGTTAGCAGAGTGTCTGCTGACTCCCAGTCATTGATCGCTGAGTCAGAGAAAAGCTTTGCTATTTATTCATGAGAAATTCTGTATCTAAAACTAACAGGTGACGTTAAAGGACCAGAGTTGTGTTAAAAACtctaatgtgaaataaaataacGCTGAGAGTTAAACGTCAGCTCTATCAGAGTTCAAATATCCACCTTTATAGAGCAGATTTAACTCAGAACCTGTCAGACTTAGTTAAACCGGGGTTATGTAACACCAGCCTGTACTTACCAGAAACTTGTTGGGGTATTCTGACACCACGTGACTGGCGATGGCGCTGGGGAAACACTGCAGGGAAAAAAGGCTGAGAGAGTTAGAGAACACTAAAACTATCATCACTGAGAGCTGCACTGACTGATGAGAGCTGTCCACCTTCATCCTCTCCACAGACACCATGACCCTGTTAGGACTGAACCAGCCCAGAGACTGGACAGAGGTTagaaaacatccatccatcatccaaccatccatccaaccatccaaccatccatccaaccatccaaccatccatccaaccatccaacatccaaccatccatccatccatccatccatccatccatccatccaaccatccatccatccatccaagcatccatccaaccatccaaccatccatccatccatccaaccatccatccaaccatccatccatccatccatccatccatccatccatccaaccatccatccaacatccaaccatccatccatccaaccatccatccaaccatccatccaaccatccaaccatccatccaaccatccaaccatccatccaaccatccatccaacatccaaccatccatccatccaaccatccatccaaccatccatccaaccatccaaccatccatccaaccatccaaccatccatccatccatccaaccatccaaccatccaaccatccatccaacatccaaccatccatccatccatccatccatccatccaaccatccatccaacatccaaccgtccatccaaccatccatccaaccatccatccaaccatccatccatccatccatccatccatccaaccatccatccaaccatccatccaaccatccaaccaacatCCAACcgtccatccaaccatccaaccatccatccacccatccatccatccatccgtccaaccatccaaccatccaaccatccatccaaccatccaaccttccatccatccatccatccatccaacaatccaaccatccatccaaccatccaaccttccaaccatccaaccatccatccatccatccaaccttccatccatccatccatccaaccatccaaccatccatccaaccatccaaccttccatccatccatccatccatccatccatccatccaaccttccatccatccatccatccatccatccatccaaccatccaaccatccatccaaccatccaaccatccatccaaccatccatccatccatccaaccttccaaccatccatccaaccatccaaccttccatccatccatcatccatccaaccatccaaccatccagccaaccatccatccaaccatccatccaaccatccaaccttccatccatccatccatccatccatgggATTCCTAACAGAGTAATTCAGTGTTTCCTGAAGTGTAGGCCAGAGCCCCCCAGTGGGCTCCAGAGGTACTGCAGTTGGGCCATAAtaaaattattgattattgaatACCTCATTTGACCCGTTGGAACCATCTTTCCTCTGTCTAGAGCCTACAATAGCCAATGAGAGCCTGGGCTGAAGGAAAGTCCCCACCTCCCTTGTGATGTCACACACCTCAGCCATATAAGGACTGGCATGCTGCTGGTAACatgaaaatagtaaaatgtttgAAGAATGTCTCTAATAAAGTAAATACTAGTGAGGACTGACATGGAAACAGTTTTATCTCTACTATAACACCTGCTTATTATTTCTCAGCTTAATATTTAAACAGACGTGTCAAAAATACACTATGAATGATGTAATTCTTCATTTCTCTTCCAATAATACTGACTGTGATTCTGGACTTTAGAGAGGACTCCTCTAGTGTCCCCTTTCCATAGAGACCAGGATGAAGACTCTGTTGAAGCATTTAGGAGTGGCAGCCTTTTTATTGCAGGTATATGACCATGGTTAGCCTGGACTTTCCCTCCTAAAAACAGCTGATACATCCTCCTTCTCTGGTCTATTGTTCTCATCTTTAAACCTGAACTAGCTAAAGCTTCATGCTTTAGTCCACTTTAGTTTTCCAGCTAATCCTCCCAGCTACAGTCGTCTACAGCCTCTGAAACATTCATGACTCAGTACCAGCAGCAGCCAGTCTGACAGGGGGCAGGGCTGGCTTTCTCAGAGAGGATACCTCCATGGACCGCTCTTATCAATCTAGCGTCATAATAAAGATGAAATTCTGTCTCACAGCAACGAGAATCCAGAAGAATGTGACGGACAGGTAGGGGCCAGGCAGCAGGGCGTCCATGTTGAGGGCAATGATCCCTCCAAAGACAGCAGAAATCCCCACGATCACCTCGATCACCTGTGAGTAAGAGCCTTTAATGATCCGTTCACATCAGAGAGTAACATGGACAGAGGTCAGAGCCACCTACAGAGTAAGCTTTGAGGAGACGAGTGGGGAACACAGCCGGGGTGATGACCACGGGTCTGTCGTAGGCGTGCTGCTGAAGGATGGACGGAGAGAttagaggaaggagaggaaggaCATCAGTCCAGGGAATGAGAGGGAACTGTCACACGGACAGACCTTCCTGTGGCAGCAGCAGTCCTCTGCAGAGCGGGCGGACAGGATGACGGTGCTCGCCATCAGCACCTCCAGCAGAATCATCAGGATGAGGTTAAAGTTGATCTGAGAGCAGACCAGAGCACATGTCAGAGCAGAAGGAGacattttattctgaaggatAAGCTGACGCTAAAGGGTTAAAGGATTTACGTTGACAGCAGACGGGTTCAGGACCAGTTTACAGCCGAACCACACCAGGCAGGTCGTGGTCACCGCGAACGTGGACACGTAGAGCACCTGGAAATCTGACACCTGAAAACAGAGATGCACTGATGTCAGAAAGACAgatttaaagacagaaatgagCCGTTAGCCGGAGCGATCAGGGGTTACTCACCGCCACGTGTCTGTT
The sequence above is a segment of the Cheilinus undulatus linkage group 9, ASM1832078v1, whole genome shotgun sequence genome. Coding sequences within it:
- the mlc1 gene encoding membrane protein MLC1 isoform X1 encodes the protein MQCDELSARDEFTYSHMPTLERGNGSLGRRGERGGERRADRGERYRPERDSYTVDVRASDLQLAQPEPLKHPCFSCRAWLYSVLIGGSLLITSGFSLYLGNVFPVAMDYLRCAAGSGLPAALASFAIAKNRHVAVSDFQVLYVSTFAVTTTCLVWFGCKLVLNPSAVNINFNLILMILLEVLMASTVILSARSAEDCCCHRKQHAYDRPVVITPAVFPTRLLKAYSVIEVIVGISAVFGGIIALNMDALLPGPYLSVTFFWILVACFPSAIASHVVSEYPNKFLVEVLIAISSVTSPLLFSASGFLSCSVISFIDIFLNEVPTAKQSYDILLLILMVLLLVQAILTSATVVHCASYKSRLRVATSESEDGVHAQTNYCEPASGTLQDFDKDRAWKAVVVQMAQ
- the mlc1 gene encoding membrane protein MLC1 isoform X2 produces the protein MQCDELSARDEFTYSHMPTLERGNGSLGRRGERGGERRADRGERYRPERDSYTVDVRASDLQLAQPEPLKHPCFSCRAWLYSVLIGGSLLITSGFSLYLGNVFPVAMDYLRCAAGSGLPAALASFAIAKNRHVAVSDFQVLYVSTFAVTTTCLVWFGCKLVLNPSAVNINFNLILMILLEVLMASTVILSARSAEDCCCHRKHAYDRPVVITPAVFPTRLLKAYSVIEVIVGISAVFGGIIALNMDALLPGPYLSVTFFWILVACFPSAIASHVVSEYPNKFLVEVLIAISSVTSPLLFSASGFLSCSVISFIDIFLNEVPTAKQSYDILLLILMVLLLVQAILTSATVVHCASYKSRLRVATSESEDGVHAQTNYCEPASGTLQDFDKDRAWKAVVVQMAQ